A single window of Hymenobacter sp. APR13 DNA harbors:
- a CDS encoding sigma-54-dependent transcriptional regulator, with translation MPRILIIDDEKAIRHTLKEILEYESYQVDQAEDGPTGLDMLIRDKYDVVLCDIKMPKMDGIEVLERARIVAPDAAFIMVSAHGNVEMAVDATKKGAYDFLQKPPDLNRLLVTVRNALDRTKLVAETKTLKKKVAKSSEMIGSSAELGAVRKAIEKVAPTDARVLITGPNGAGKEMVARQLHELSNRAGGPLIEVNCAAIPSELIESELFGHEKGSFTSAVKQRIGKFEQADGGTLFLDEIGDMSISAQAKVLRALQENKITRVGGEKEISVNVRVLAATNKNLLQEIADRNFREDLYHRLSVILIQVPALNDRRDDIPELIGKFLKDIAADYGNKPKKIDAAALDYLKGLDWRGNIRELRNVVERLVIMSDDTISAADAKAFAGK, from the coding sequence ATGCCCCGCATTCTTATAATCGACGACGAAAAGGCCATCCGCCACACGCTCAAGGAAATTCTGGAGTACGAAAGCTACCAGGTCGACCAGGCCGAGGACGGCCCCACCGGCCTCGACATGCTCATCCGCGACAAGTATGACGTGGTGCTCTGCGACATCAAAATGCCCAAAATGGACGGCATCGAGGTGCTGGAGCGCGCCCGCATTGTGGCGCCCGATGCTGCCTTCATCATGGTATCGGCCCACGGCAACGTGGAAATGGCCGTGGATGCCACCAAGAAAGGCGCCTACGACTTCCTGCAGAAGCCACCAGACCTCAACCGCCTGCTCGTGACGGTGCGCAACGCTCTGGACCGCACCAAGCTGGTGGCCGAAACCAAGACGCTCAAAAAGAAAGTCGCCAAAAGCTCGGAGATGATTGGCTCTTCGGCAGAGCTGGGGGCTGTGCGCAAGGCCATCGAGAAGGTGGCCCCAACCGACGCCCGGGTGCTAATTACGGGTCCCAACGGCGCTGGCAAGGAGATGGTAGCGCGCCAGCTGCACGAGCTCAGCAACCGCGCCGGCGGCCCGCTGATTGAGGTGAACTGCGCCGCCATTCCGTCGGAACTGATTGAGTCGGAGCTGTTCGGGCACGAGAAAGGCTCGTTCACGTCGGCCGTGAAGCAGCGCATCGGCAAGTTCGAGCAGGCCGACGGCGGCACGCTGTTTCTGGACGAAATCGGCGACATGAGCATTTCGGCCCAGGCCAAGGTGCTGCGGGCACTGCAGGAAAACAAGATTACGCGGGTGGGTGGCGAAAAGGAAATCAGCGTGAATGTGCGCGTGCTGGCCGCCACCAACAAAAACCTGCTGCAGGAAATTGCCGACCGCAACTTCCGCGAAGACCTCTACCACCGCCTCTCCGTCATCCTGATTCAGGTGCCGGCCCTCAACGACCGCCGCGACGACATTCCGGAGCTGATTGGCAAGTTCCTCAAAGACATTGCCGCCGACTACGGCAACAAGCCCAAGAAAATCGACGCCGCCGCCCTCGACTACCTCAAGGGCCTCGACTGGCGCGGCAACATCCGGGAGCTGCGCAACGTGGTGGAGCGCCTCGTGATTATGAGCGACGACACCATCTCGGCCGCCGACGCCAAGGCGTTTGCGGGGAAATAA
- a CDS encoding acyltransferase, protein MSFRTDYLAELPHLTPETAPAAALRLFRHQAEHCPPYAAYLSALGRDLRQVARLEDIPFLPIEFFKTQEVRTEPAGWAPQETFLSSGTTLQQRSRHLLRDPQLYRHNAAHIFRQFYGPLTEWTFLALLPSYLEQGHSSLVAMVEYFARESEQGQDAFFLHNHAALLQALAEAKAAGRRVLLFGVSYALLDLAAEYGAAPELQHITVLETGGMKGRRREMIREELHAELQQAFGPAGIHSEYGMTEMLSQAYSFGDGRFHAPPQLRLLLRDPADPFSVSATRPDGALNVIDLANIDSCAFIETKDLARMHPDGSFEVLGRMDNSDIRGCNQMAGS, encoded by the coding sequence ATGAGTTTCCGCACCGACTACCTGGCTGAGCTGCCCCACCTGACGCCCGAAACCGCGCCAGCCGCCGCCCTGCGCCTGTTCCGGCACCAGGCCGAGCACTGCCCGCCCTACGCCGCCTACCTCTCCGCCCTCGGCCGCGACCTGCGGCAGGTGGCGCGGCTCGAGGACATTCCGTTTTTGCCCATCGAGTTCTTCAAAACCCAGGAAGTCCGCACCGAGCCGGCCGGGTGGGCGCCGCAGGAAACATTTCTGAGCAGCGGCACCACCCTGCAGCAGCGCAGCCGCCACCTCCTCCGCGACCCGCAGCTCTACCGCCACAACGCCGCGCACATCTTCCGGCAGTTTTACGGCCCGCTCACGGAGTGGACGTTTCTGGCTTTGCTGCCCTCGTACCTGGAGCAGGGCCACTCGTCGCTGGTGGCCATGGTGGAGTATTTTGCCCGGGAGTCGGAGCAGGGGCAGGACGCGTTTTTCCTGCACAACCACGCCGCGCTGCTACAGGCTCTGGCCGAGGCTAAAGCTGCCGGCCGCCGGGTTCTGCTGTTTGGGGTGAGCTACGCGCTACTGGACCTGGCGGCTGAGTACGGGGCCGCGCCGGAGCTGCAGCACATTACGGTGCTGGAAACCGGCGGCATGAAGGGCCGCCGCCGCGAGATGATTCGGGAGGAGCTGCACGCCGAGCTGCAGCAGGCGTTCGGTCCGGCCGGCATCCACTCCGAGTACGGTATGACGGAAATGCTGAGCCAGGCCTACAGCTTCGGCGACGGCCGTTTCCACGCCCCGCCCCAGCTGCGCCTCCTGCTCCGCGACCCCGCCGACCCGTTCTCCGTCAGCGCAACCCGCCCCGACGGCGCCCTCAACGTCATCGACCTAGCCAACATCGACAGCTGCGCCTTCATCGAAACCAAGGACCTGGCCCGCATGCACCCCGACGGCTCGTTTGAAGTGCTGGGCCGGATGGACAACTCGGATATCAGAGGCTGCAACCAGATGGCCGGCAGCTAG
- a CDS encoding thiamine pyrophosphate-dependent enzyme: protein MPTDVSADLMATTATLSKDDLLHDYRLGWESRQASLAGRKEVFMGKAKFGIFGDGKELPQLAMARAFRPGDWRSGYYRDQTFMLAAGELTLQQYFAQLYAHPDAEAEPATAGRAMNGHFATRILDEDGNFKNLAQSKNSSADISPTAGQMPRLVGLAYASKLYRQNPELHQYDQFSVNGNEVAFGTIGNASTSEGMFFEALNAAGVLQIPLLMSVWDDHYGISVPAEYQTTKQSISAILAGLQRDGEGEQGFEIFVVKGWDYAALVDTYQRAAEVCRTQHVPVLIHVTEVTQPQGHSTSGSHERYKSKDRLTWEEEHDCLRKMREWLLAEGHATEDELNQIEAAAKETVKVARTAAWSEFFNPIKQERDEVVALLNKLVADTGTENGLHELVEHLEHNPTPIRADLVRTVRRALRQVRGTRSAGRRDLLSWLDQALAENADRYNSYLFSQSEEAVGNIEEVKAEFAQDAPQVDGREVLQACFDANFQRDPRIFAIGEDVGRIGDVNQAFAGLQDKFGELRVTDTGIRECTIVGQGIGAALRGLRPITEIQYLDYLLYAIQILSDDVACLQYRTKGGQKAPLIVRTRGHRLEGIWHSGSPIQMILGAIRGMHLCVPRDMTQAAGFYNTLLRSDEPAIVIECLNGYRLKERIPSNVGEFTLPLGVPEVLREGTDITVVTYGSMCRIVLDAAKQLAEVGISVEVLDVQTLLPFDLEHVITDSIRKTNRVLFADEDVPGGASAYMLQQVLDGQDAYRHLDAAPRCLAAQPHRPPYGSDGDYFSKPNAEDVFDAVYELLQEAAPKQFPAIY from the coding sequence ATGCCCACCGATGTATCTGCTGACCTGATGGCCACCACCGCAACTCTGAGTAAAGACGACCTGCTGCACGACTACCGCCTGGGCTGGGAAAGCCGGCAGGCCTCCTTGGCCGGGCGCAAAGAAGTGTTCATGGGCAAGGCCAAATTTGGCATCTTCGGCGACGGCAAAGAGCTGCCGCAGTTGGCCATGGCCCGCGCCTTCCGCCCCGGCGATTGGCGCTCGGGCTACTACCGCGACCAGACCTTCATGCTGGCCGCCGGCGAGCTGACCCTGCAGCAGTACTTCGCCCAGCTCTACGCCCACCCCGACGCCGAAGCCGAGCCCGCCACCGCCGGCCGCGCCATGAACGGCCACTTCGCCACCCGCATCCTCGACGAGGACGGCAACTTCAAGAACCTCGCGCAAAGCAAGAACTCGTCGGCCGATATTTCACCCACCGCCGGCCAGATGCCGCGCCTCGTGGGGCTGGCTTACGCCTCCAAGCTCTACCGCCAAAACCCCGAGCTGCACCAGTACGACCAGTTTTCGGTGAACGGCAACGAGGTGGCGTTTGGCACCATCGGCAACGCCAGCACCTCCGAAGGCATGTTCTTCGAGGCCCTGAATGCCGCCGGCGTGCTCCAGATTCCGCTCTTGATGAGCGTCTGGGACGACCATTATGGCATTTCGGTGCCCGCCGAGTACCAGACCACCAAGCAAAGCATTTCCGCCATTCTGGCCGGCCTGCAGCGCGACGGCGAAGGCGAGCAGGGCTTCGAGATTTTCGTGGTGAAAGGCTGGGACTATGCCGCCCTCGTGGATACTTACCAGCGCGCCGCCGAGGTGTGCCGCACCCAGCACGTACCAGTGCTCATCCACGTCACGGAGGTGACGCAGCCGCAGGGCCATAGCACCAGCGGCTCGCATGAGCGCTACAAAAGCAAGGACCGCCTGACCTGGGAAGAAGAGCACGACTGCCTGCGCAAAATGCGCGAGTGGTTGCTGGCCGAGGGCCACGCCACCGAAGACGAGCTCAACCAGATTGAAGCCGCCGCCAAGGAAACCGTGAAAGTGGCCCGCACGGCCGCCTGGAGCGAGTTCTTCAACCCCATCAAGCAGGAGCGCGACGAAGTGGTGGCCCTGCTCAACAAGCTGGTAGCCGACACCGGCACCGAAAACGGCCTGCACGAGCTGGTTGAGCACCTGGAGCACAACCCCACGCCCATCCGCGCCGACCTCGTGCGTACCGTGCGCCGGGCCCTGCGCCAGGTGCGCGGCACCCGCAGCGCCGGCCGCCGCGACCTGCTCAGCTGGCTCGACCAGGCCCTGGCCGAAAACGCCGACCGCTACAACTCCTACCTATTCAGCCAGAGCGAAGAAGCTGTTGGCAACATCGAGGAAGTGAAGGCGGAGTTTGCCCAGGATGCCCCGCAAGTAGATGGTCGCGAGGTGCTGCAGGCCTGTTTCGATGCTAACTTCCAGCGCGACCCGCGCATTTTCGCCATCGGTGAGGACGTGGGCCGCATCGGCGACGTGAACCAGGCGTTTGCGGGCTTGCAGGACAAATTCGGCGAGCTGCGCGTGACTGATACTGGCATCCGGGAGTGCACCATTGTGGGCCAGGGCATCGGGGCGGCGCTGCGCGGCCTGCGCCCCATCACCGAGATTCAGTACCTCGACTACCTGCTCTACGCCATCCAGATTCTGAGTGATGACGTGGCCTGCCTGCAGTACCGCACCAAGGGCGGCCAGAAGGCCCCGCTCATCGTGCGCACCCGCGGCCACCGCCTCGAAGGTATCTGGCACAGCGGCTCGCCGATTCAGATGATTCTGGGCGCCATCCGCGGCATGCACCTGTGCGTTCCGCGCGACATGACCCAAGCGGCCGGTTTCTACAACACGCTGCTACGCTCCGACGAGCCGGCCATCGTGATTGAGTGCCTCAACGGCTACCGCCTAAAAGAGCGGATTCCGAGCAACGTGGGCGAGTTCACGCTGCCGCTGGGCGTGCCCGAAGTGCTGCGCGAAGGCACCGACATTACTGTGGTTACCTACGGCTCGATGTGCCGCATTGTGCTGGACGCCGCCAAGCAGCTGGCTGAAGTGGGTATTTCGGTGGAAGTGCTGGACGTGCAGACGCTGCTGCCCTTCGATTTGGAGCACGTCATCACCGACAGCATCCGCAAAACCAACCGCGTGCTCTTCGCCGACGAGGACGTGCCCGGCGGCGCCTCGGCTTACATGCTCCAGCAGGTGCTCGACGGCCAGGACGCCTACCGCCACCTCGACGCGGCCCCGCGCTGCCTCGCGGCCCAGCCCCACCGCCCGCCCTACGGCTCCGACGGCGACTACTTCAGCAAGCCCAACGCCGAAGACGTGTTCGACGCCGTCTACGAGCTGCTCCAGGAAGCCGCTCCCAAGCAGTTTCCGGCTATTTATTAG
- a CDS encoding DUF1573 domain-containing protein has protein sequence MKHIASLLFFCLLALGVRAQGVMKFEKDTHDFGKVPEGTMATYEFRFKNTGTQPIIIANVQASCGCTTPDWTKTPVLPGKSGIIKAMYSSAGRPGIFNKTVTVTSNASTPSAVLTIKGDVVTKSEMKTMMTPAQLAQSPRLVLDRNVHNFGKMESGQQAVAKFTVKNPGKQPLELGMITSQCNCIGYKAVPPTIQPGQSAVVEILYAQRQTGQMSDMATLTSNDLNGDVKITLKATVVRDLNAGSMVKESGAEVPFK, from the coding sequence ATGAAACACATTGCTTCCCTCCTGTTTTTCTGCCTGCTGGCGCTGGGTGTCCGGGCCCAGGGCGTCATGAAGTTTGAGAAAGACACCCACGACTTCGGCAAAGTGCCCGAAGGCACCATGGCCACCTACGAGTTCAGGTTCAAGAACACCGGCACCCAGCCCATCATCATTGCCAACGTGCAGGCCAGCTGTGGCTGCACCACCCCCGACTGGACCAAGACGCCGGTGCTGCCCGGCAAGTCGGGCATCATCAAGGCCATGTACAGCAGCGCCGGCCGCCCCGGCATCTTCAACAAAACCGTGACCGTGACCAGCAACGCCAGCACGCCCAGCGCGGTGCTCACCATCAAAGGCGACGTGGTGACCAAGTCGGAGATGAAAACGATGATGACGCCGGCCCAGCTGGCGCAGTCGCCGCGGCTGGTGCTGGACCGCAACGTGCATAATTTCGGCAAAATGGAAAGCGGCCAGCAGGCCGTGGCCAAGTTCACGGTGAAAAACCCCGGCAAGCAGCCGCTGGAGCTGGGCATGATTACGTCGCAGTGCAACTGCATCGGCTACAAGGCCGTGCCGCCTACCATTCAGCCGGGCCAGAGCGCCGTGGTGGAAATCCTGTACGCCCAGCGCCAGACCGGCCAGATGAGCGACATGGCCACCCTGACCTCCAACGACCTGAACGGCGACGTTAAAATCACGCTGAAAGCCACCGTAGTGCGCGACCTGAACGCGGGCAGCATGGTGAAGGAAAGCGGCGCCGAAGTGCCGTTTAAGTGA
- the ald gene encoding alanine dehydrogenase: protein MIIGVPKEIKNNENRVGLTPAGVAEFRKHGHDVYVQATAGNGSGFSDAEYEQAGATVLPTIEDVYAKAEMIVKVKEPIASEYPLIKENQLLFTYFHFASGEELTHAMIERKAVCLAYETVELPTRALPLLIPMSEVAGRMAPQEGAKYLEKPLKGRGILLGGVPGVKPAEVLVLGAGIVGTQAAKIAAGLGAKVTVMDISLNRLRELDDFMPKNVVTQYSNEYNIREAIKTADLIIGAVLIPGAKAPHLITRDMLKTMRPGTVLVDVAVDQGGCIETCKPTTHENPTFIIDDIVHYCVANMPGAVPYTSTLALTNATLPYAVKLANLGWQEACRRDEALRLGLNVVHGKVVYKGVADAWGLPLESVESVMEEAAV from the coding sequence ATGATCATCGGCGTACCGAAAGAAATCAAGAACAACGAAAACCGCGTAGGCCTGACGCCTGCCGGTGTAGCTGAATTCCGCAAGCACGGCCACGACGTATACGTGCAGGCCACGGCCGGCAACGGCAGCGGCTTCTCCGACGCCGAATACGAGCAGGCCGGCGCTACCGTGCTGCCTACCATCGAGGACGTGTACGCCAAGGCCGAGATGATTGTGAAGGTGAAGGAGCCAATTGCCTCCGAGTATCCGCTCATCAAGGAAAACCAGCTGCTGTTCACGTACTTCCACTTTGCCTCGGGCGAGGAGCTGACCCACGCCATGATTGAGCGCAAAGCCGTGTGCCTGGCCTACGAAACTGTGGAGCTGCCCACCCGTGCCCTGCCCCTGCTCATCCCGATGAGCGAAGTGGCCGGCCGCATGGCCCCGCAGGAAGGCGCCAAGTACCTGGAGAAGCCGCTGAAAGGCCGCGGCATTCTACTGGGTGGCGTACCCGGCGTGAAGCCCGCCGAAGTGCTGGTACTAGGTGCCGGCATCGTGGGCACGCAGGCCGCCAAAATTGCCGCCGGCCTGGGCGCTAAAGTTACCGTGATGGACATCAGCCTGAACCGCTTGCGCGAGCTGGACGACTTCATGCCTAAGAATGTAGTAACGCAGTACTCCAACGAGTACAACATCCGCGAAGCCATCAAAACCGCCGACCTCATCATCGGCGCGGTGCTGATTCCGGGTGCTAAGGCCCCGCACCTCATCACCCGCGACATGCTCAAGACCATGCGCCCCGGCACCGTGCTCGTGGACGTGGCCGTGGACCAGGGTGGCTGCATCGAAACCTGCAAGCCGACCACTCACGAAAACCCAACCTTCATCATCGACGACATCGTGCACTACTGCGTGGCTAACATGCCGGGTGCCGTGCCTTACACTTCCACCCTGGCCCTGACCAACGCTACGCTGCCCTACGCTGTGAAGCTGGCCAACCTGGGCTGGCAGGAAGCCTGCCGCCGCGACGAGGCCCTGCGCCTCGGCCTGAACGTGGTGCATGGCAAAGTGGTGTACAAAGGCGTAGCTGACGCCTGGGGCCTGCCCCTGGAGTCGGTGGAGTCGGTAATGGAAGAAGCCGCTGTTTAG